The following are encoded together in the Arcticibacterium luteifluviistationis genome:
- a CDS encoding patatin-like phospholipase family protein: protein MTHKKIGLCLSGGGARGFAHLGVLEAFDELNIPIAMLSGSSAGAFAAALYAEGHKPHFIQEFILRKSLWRYLRLSPGRMGLMNLKNTEKVLRELLPHDSFEALKVPISVCATNMSKGEPNYFSEGELIRPLLASVAIPVAFKPIIINGDQFFDGGLSNNLPLEPLENTDFKIAVNVTPFIKRLPVRSFKDVVLKSVYISVDNQTRQKSIQADLCIEPEGIMKFDGFKLKNAEKMFETGYNSALKALKTLPF, encoded by the coding sequence ATGACTCATAAAAAGATAGGTTTATGCCTTTCTGGCGGTGGTGCCAGAGGATTTGCTCATTTAGGGGTTTTAGAGGCCTTTGATGAGTTGAACATTCCTATTGCAATGCTTTCTGGATCCAGTGCTGGAGCTTTTGCGGCAGCATTATACGCCGAAGGCCATAAGCCTCATTTTATTCAGGAGTTTATTCTTAGAAAAAGCCTGTGGCGTTATTTGAGACTCTCTCCAGGAAGAATGGGATTAATGAATCTTAAGAATACAGAAAAAGTATTAAGAGAGCTTCTACCGCATGATTCTTTTGAAGCCTTAAAAGTCCCTATTTCCGTTTGTGCCACAAATATGAGCAAGGGTGAGCCAAATTACTTTTCAGAAGGAGAACTCATTAGACCATTACTGGCTTCCGTTGCTATTCCAGTAGCGTTTAAGCCAATTATTATTAACGGTGACCAGTTTTTTGATGGTGGACTTAGTAATAATTTACCACTCGAACCTTTAGAAAACACTGATTTTAAAATTGCCGTTAACGTGACACCTTTTATAAAAAGATTACCAGTAAGGTCTTTTAAAGATGTTGTTCTTAAATCTGTTTACATCTCCGTAGATAATCAAACCCGTCAAAAAAGTATTCAAGCCGACCTTTGCATAGAGCCAGAAGGTATTATGAAGTTTGACGGTTTTAAGTTAAAAAACGCAGAGAAGATGTTTGAAACTGGTTACAATTCGGCTTTAAAGGCACTTAAAACCTTGCCTTTTTGA
- a CDS encoding rhodanese-like domain-containing protein, whose amino-acid sequence MTVKELIKNNLGTIIDVRTIGEFQGGHVAGSKNIPLNEVPARLDEIKQLPMPLILCCASGNRSGQATGYLSANGVECHNGGSWMDVNYLQSECLSN is encoded by the coding sequence ATGACAGTTAAAGAGCTTATAAAAAATAATTTAGGAACAATAATAGACGTAAGAACAATAGGCGAATTTCAGGGCGGCCATGTGGCAGGATCTAAGAATATTCCATTAAACGAAGTTCCTGCTAGACTTGATGAAATCAAGCAATTACCTATGCCACTAATACTGTGCTGTGCATCCGGTAACAGAAGCGGTCAAGCCACAGGATACTTAAGTGCAAACGGTGTAGAGTGCCATAATGGAGGTTCATGGATGGATGTTAATTATCTGCAGTCGGAATGCCTGAGTAATTAA
- a CDS encoding DUF5686 and carboxypeptidase-like regulatory domain-containing protein — protein sequence MKRPLYLIVLLYFLCFNASGQSFGVKGKILDSVTEDPVPFATVSLKGFAVGTNTDFEGNFTLSFEDLAPDSILVSSMGYDTKTVSLQKDSSGLFINNQNLTVKVNPGMIQLAEVVVRGGENPAWRILRKVVDNRDDTNFKKLDGYEHQSYNKVEIDVNKVNPKLDKRKITQKINEAVESVGTLTDDDGEKLLPMFISESISNYYFLNKPRLSKEVILKTNVKGIAVTDGSLTSQLIGSTFQQYNFYDNQISVLQKNFTSPIGNDWKSAYEYYLVDSFEVDHGDYFYEIQFEPKRKQDLVFTGWMWISKDRSALAMIDATITKDANLNFIERIKIQQELEAIDNVYFPTKNRVLVDVSEITSKSPGLLLKFTNYNDSIKINAPRDLSFFKSGAIQLSDDYLETDVDYWQSVRPEPFSQDEKNAYMMIDSIKAVPVVKRISSLIDIASSGHINLTKGIDFGPIVKTFGLNDLEGLRLRLGFRTDIDFSNKWVLKAFTAYGFKDKGWKGGTDVTRIFSKSPWTTLNVGYQRDLEQVGFSPEEIGSSTLYGAAVWFGTLFRPYYQSKANITFQRDISKGVTAKIGFENKTFEPLYNFSFFPNASDISNAQHNFTTSSINTELTFARDQLSVVSDNDKLDFGTVKSPTVTLAYKLGLKDIMGSDFSYHSFALRYKHKLNFGYFGKTYYRVEAGKIFGDLPYPLLKNHLGNETVISVSNSFNLMNNSEFLSDEYAYARFYHDFEGLFFNRFPLIKKLKLRTFASGKFLIGSLSNTNFSGANQNTEEGFLPIKRLDPSVPYTELSYGISNIFRFLKVEAVHRLTYLEGDNTRKFGVKVAAELSL from the coding sequence TTGAAAAGGCCATTATACCTTATAGTCCTTCTATATTTCCTGTGTTTTAATGCATCAGGACAAAGTTTTGGAGTAAAAGGAAAAATTTTAGACAGTGTTACGGAGGACCCTGTACCTTTTGCTACAGTTAGCTTAAAAGGGTTTGCGGTTGGAACAAATACTGACTTTGAAGGAAACTTCACGCTCAGTTTTGAAGACTTAGCTCCAGACTCTATCCTAGTTAGTAGCATGGGTTACGACACTAAAACAGTATCCCTGCAAAAGGATTCTTCTGGGCTATTTATCAATAATCAAAACCTTACGGTCAAAGTTAACCCGGGAATGATTCAGCTAGCCGAAGTGGTGGTGAGAGGTGGCGAAAATCCAGCATGGAGAATTCTACGGAAAGTAGTGGATAATAGAGATGATACCAACTTTAAAAAGCTGGACGGTTACGAACACCAGAGTTATAATAAAGTAGAAATTGATGTTAACAAGGTTAATCCAAAGCTTGATAAGCGAAAAATTACCCAGAAAATCAATGAGGCGGTAGAATCAGTGGGAACTCTTACTGATGATGATGGAGAGAAACTATTGCCGATGTTTATCTCCGAGTCTATTTCTAATTATTACTTTTTAAATAAGCCGAGACTATCAAAAGAGGTTATTCTTAAAACGAACGTTAAAGGAATAGCCGTTACAGATGGAAGTTTAACTTCTCAGCTGATTGGTTCTACTTTTCAGCAGTATAATTTCTATGATAATCAAATCAGTGTTTTACAGAAGAACTTCACCTCTCCTATTGGAAACGATTGGAAGTCGGCCTACGAATATTATTTAGTTGACAGTTTTGAGGTTGACCATGGAGACTATTTTTATGAAATTCAATTTGAGCCTAAAAGGAAACAAGATTTAGTATTTACTGGTTGGATGTGGATTAGCAAGGACAGAAGTGCTTTGGCTATGATAGACGCCACAATCACTAAAGACGCCAACTTGAATTTTATAGAACGAATAAAAATTCAACAAGAATTAGAAGCCATAGACAACGTTTACTTTCCTACTAAAAATAGAGTACTGGTTGATGTTTCTGAAATCACTAGTAAATCACCTGGTTTACTACTTAAATTCACCAATTACAATGATAGCATCAAAATAAACGCCCCAAGAGACCTTAGTTTCTTTAAATCTGGGGCTATCCAGCTCTCTGATGATTATTTAGAAACGGACGTGGATTACTGGCAGTCTGTAAGACCTGAGCCATTTAGTCAAGATGAGAAAAATGCTTACATGATGATTGATAGCATAAAAGCTGTGCCTGTGGTGAAAAGGATATCATCATTGATAGATATAGCAAGTTCTGGTCATATTAACTTAACGAAAGGCATTGATTTTGGACCAATAGTTAAAACTTTCGGGCTTAATGATTTAGAAGGTTTAAGGTTGCGATTAGGTTTTAGAACGGATATAGACTTTAGCAATAAATGGGTGCTGAAAGCATTCACGGCCTACGGGTTTAAAGACAAAGGCTGGAAAGGCGGAACCGACGTAACCCGTATTTTCTCAAAGAGCCCATGGACTACCTTAAATGTTGGATATCAGCGAGATTTAGAACAAGTGGGTTTTAGTCCAGAAGAAATCGGCTCCAGTACATTATATGGAGCTGCTGTTTGGTTTGGCACTTTATTCCGCCCTTACTATCAAAGTAAGGCCAACATTACTTTTCAAAGAGATATTTCTAAAGGTGTAACTGCCAAGATAGGTTTTGAGAATAAGACTTTTGAACCACTTTATAACTTCTCTTTCTTTCCAAATGCCTCGGATATAAGTAATGCTCAGCATAATTTTACCACATCCAGCATTAATACAGAGCTAACATTTGCAAGAGATCAACTATCTGTGGTTAGCGATAATGACAAGCTGGATTTTGGAACGGTTAAGTCCCCCACAGTAACACTTGCTTATAAATTAGGGCTAAAAGATATTATGGGAAGTGATTTTAGCTACCATTCTTTTGCTTTACGGTATAAGCATAAATTAAACTTTGGCTACTTCGGTAAAACGTATTACCGAGTAGAGGCTGGGAAAATATTTGGCGATTTACCTTATCCATTATTGAAGAATCACCTTGGAAACGAAACAGTTATTTCCGTTTCAAATTCTTTTAACTTAATGAATAACTCAGAATTTTTGAGTGACGAATACGCTTATGCTCGCTTTTATCATGATTTTGAAGGTTTATTTTTTAATAGATTTCCATTAATCAAAAAGCTAAAATTACGGACTTTCGCTAGCGGGAAATTCCTGATTGGTTCTCTTAGTAATACTAATTTTAGTGGTGCTAATCAAAACACAGAAGAAGGCTTTCTGCCTATTAAAAGACTTGACCCATCTGTCCCGTATACTGAATTAAGTTATGGTATTAGCAATATCTTCAGGTTTTTGAAAGTAGAGGCTGTTCATAGGCTTACTTACCTTGAGGGCGATAATACACGTAAATTTGGTGTTAAAGTAGCTGCGGAATTAAGTCTTTAA
- a CDS encoding NAD(P)/FAD-dependent oxidoreductase, which translates to MHIAIIGNGISGITAARHIRKLSDHKISVISSETEHFYSRTALMYIYMGHMKYEHTKGYEDWFWEKNRIDLVFNHVSSIDFKSKKLTFSNDSESLTYDKLIIATGSAPNKFGWPGQDLNGVQGLYSMQDLEKLEELSPKIEHAVIVGGGLIGLELAEMLKSRNKEVTMLVRESSFWNGVLPAAESEMLNEHIKEHHIDLRLNAELSEIKDDGAGNASAVVLKSEETLDCQLVGLTVGVHANVSFLKETDLEIDRGILVNEYLETNIKDVYSIGDCCQHRNPPVGRRPTEQIWYTGKIMGETLAKTICSEPTKYEPGVFYNSAKFLDIEYQTYGTVLAKPEDNVESFYWKHPEKHILVRLNFDKSSKTIIGVNTFGIRMRHEVWDKWLSNNTSVEDILIDLPKANFDPEFFATYEQDIISHYNATYGTDLKQKSPKKSFFSKLFN; encoded by the coding sequence ATGCATATAGCCATTATCGGAAACGGGATTAGCGGTATTACCGCTGCTAGACATATCAGAAAACTGTCTGACCATAAAATATCCGTCATCTCTTCAGAAACAGAGCATTTCTATTCTAGAACAGCACTCATGTACATTTACATGGGACACATGAAATACGAGCATACTAAAGGTTATGAAGACTGGTTTTGGGAGAAAAACAGAATTGATTTAGTTTTTAATCACGTCAGTTCAATTGACTTTAAATCTAAAAAATTGACATTCTCAAATGATTCTGAATCTTTGACGTATGACAAACTGATTATAGCCACTGGTTCTGCTCCTAATAAATTTGGCTGGCCGGGGCAAGATTTAAATGGCGTACAAGGGCTTTATTCCATGCAAGATTTAGAGAAATTAGAGGAGCTATCACCCAAAATAGAACATGCAGTAATAGTAGGTGGTGGTTTGATAGGCTTGGAATTAGCCGAAATGCTTAAGTCAAGAAACAAAGAGGTAACCATGCTGGTAAGAGAATCTTCTTTTTGGAATGGAGTTTTACCAGCGGCAGAATCTGAGATGCTTAATGAGCATATTAAGGAACACCACATTGATTTAAGACTTAATGCCGAATTATCGGAGATTAAGGATGATGGGGCAGGAAATGCCAGTGCTGTTGTACTTAAAAGTGAAGAAACGCTGGATTGTCAATTAGTAGGACTTACCGTAGGAGTACACGCAAATGTCTCTTTTTTGAAGGAAACAGATTTAGAAATTGATAGAGGAATACTAGTTAATGAGTATTTGGAGACTAATATTAAAGATGTTTATTCTATAGGTGACTGCTGTCAGCATAGAAATCCTCCGGTAGGAAGAAGACCAACAGAGCAAATCTGGTACACAGGCAAGATAATGGGTGAAACTTTGGCCAAAACCATATGTTCTGAGCCGACAAAATATGAACCAGGCGTGTTTTACAACTCTGCCAAGTTTTTAGACATAGAATATCAAACCTATGGTACCGTGCTTGCAAAACCTGAAGATAACGTAGAGAGTTTTTATTGGAAACACCCAGAAAAACATATTTTAGTTAGGTTAAACTTTGATAAATCAAGCAAAACTATCATTGGAGTAAACACCTTTGGCATAAGAATGCGACATGAAGTTTGGGACAAATGGCTCTCAAACAATACCAGTGTAGAAGATATATTAATAGACTTGCCAAAAGCTAATTTTGACCCAGAGTTTTTCGCTACCTACGAACAAGACATAATATCTCATTATAACGCTACTTACGGCACAGATTTAAAGCAAAAATCACCTAAGAAAAGCTTTTTCTCAAAACTATTTAACTAA
- a CDS encoding 4Fe-4S binding protein, with the protein MNINQIKNIGTVIILSAMALWIGILFGNSFQLNEATFNETVASEHRFLLKEKLAPAFESKSSNVFSFTNKIVAAEAEVNKALEAEGKGDMKISNSYQMSLTKASGVGFVSENNLLLFFLVFGLLIFGTMLFVVPDIKKIPGIKNDGIFKHPVNKGKLLGIILGSMFISFYILLYFFPQYIINWLIVLDPLSKFMNGGLASQWFLYGFLYTIAVLTMGIRMLIKYRHNKYQMVRTGSVMFFQLIFAFMIPEILTKLNMPSADLKNMWPLDYSFFFDYRIDQKIEAGTLGTFMFVWGIVLFAVGVPVLTYFFGKRWYCSWVCGCGGLAETLGDPFRQLSNKKIKAWRFERYSIHIVLVLAVVMTAGVLYTYFTGEPKIMGVLDTGTLRYYYGFGVGSIFSGVVGTGFYPIMGNRVWCRFGCPLAAYLGLVQRFKSRFRITTNGGQCISCGNCSTYCEQGIDVKWYAQRGQDIVRSSCVGCGICSAVCPRGVLNLENLAEDTKKI; encoded by the coding sequence ATGAACATCAATCAGATAAAAAATATAGGAACGGTTATCATTCTTAGTGCCATGGCGTTATGGATAGGTATTTTGTTTGGAAATAGTTTTCAACTCAATGAAGCTACATTTAATGAAACCGTAGCCAGCGAACATCGCTTTCTACTGAAAGAGAAACTAGCTCCGGCTTTTGAGTCAAAATCATCCAACGTATTTTCATTTACTAATAAAATAGTAGCTGCCGAGGCTGAAGTCAATAAGGCTTTAGAAGCGGAAGGGAAAGGAGATATGAAAATATCAAACTCTTATCAAATGTCGCTTACCAAGGCCTCAGGGGTAGGTTTCGTATCAGAAAACAATTTGCTTCTGTTCTTTTTGGTATTTGGTTTGCTGATTTTCGGTACAATGCTCTTTGTCGTACCAGACATAAAGAAGATACCAGGGATTAAAAATGATGGCATTTTTAAACATCCTGTAAACAAGGGAAAACTGCTAGGTATCATTCTGGGTAGCATGTTTATCTCCTTTTATATACTGCTTTACTTTTTCCCGCAGTACATTATCAACTGGCTCATAGTTTTGGATCCATTAAGTAAGTTTATGAATGGTGGCTTGGCCAGTCAGTGGTTTTTATATGGCTTCCTATATACGATAGCGGTATTAACCATGGGTATTAGAATGCTTATCAAATACCGTCATAACAAGTATCAAATGGTAAGAACTGGTTCTGTAATGTTCTTTCAGCTCATTTTTGCTTTTATGATTCCTGAAATTTTGACAAAACTTAATATGCCTTCGGCCGACTTAAAGAACATGTGGCCCTTAGATTACTCTTTCTTCTTTGATTACAGAATTGATCAGAAGATAGAAGCGGGTACTTTAGGAACATTTATGTTCGTTTGGGGAATTGTCTTATTTGCTGTAGGCGTACCCGTCCTAACATACTTCTTTGGTAAAAGATGGTATTGTAGTTGGGTTTGCGGTTGCGGTGGTTTAGCAGAAACATTAGGCGACCCATTCCGTCAGTTATCTAACAAGAAAATCAAGGCTTGGAGATTTGAAAGATATTCCATCCATATTGTTTTAGTTCTCGCTGTAGTAATGACTGCAGGCGTTTTATATACCTATTTTACTGGTGAGCCTAAAATAATGGGAGTTTTAGATACAGGAACTTTAAGATATTATTATGGCTTCGGCGTAGGTTCTATTTTTTCAGGTGTAGTAGGTACTGGCTTCTACCCTATTATGGGTAATAGAGTTTGGTGTAGATTTGGCTGCCCATTAGCAGCTTATTTAGGCCTAGTACAACGTTTTAAAAGTAGATTCAGAATTACCACCAATGGCGGTCAATGTATTTCTTGCGGAAACTGCTCTACTTACTGCGAACAAGGTATTGATGTCAAATGGTACGCTCAGCGTGGTCAAGACATCGTAAGGTCTTCTTGCGTAGGCTGTGGAATCTGTTCTGCTGTATGCCCTAGAGGTGTTCTTAATTTAGAAAACCTTGCTGAGGATACTAAAAAAATCTAA
- a CDS encoding MBL fold metallo-hydrolase has protein sequence MNLHVIDAGNFKLDGGAMFGVVPKTFWSKKVPADDINLCSWKMRCLLIEDGNRLTLVDTGMGDKQPEKWLSYYYRHGEGDLIRSIRAKGFHEDQITDVILSHLHFDHAGGAVKWNSSKDKLSLTFPNAKYWTHSSHWDWAMNPNPREAATFLEENLKPIQELGHLNFIDKSPDAFSKDYEFFYADGHTEKMIMPVLNIKGQKVVFIADTIPSHAHIHIPWVMGYDIRPLETMKEKASMLKKIVDENWLVYFDHDPFYQVASIKETEKGFKPDYLGTLSEYL, from the coding sequence ATGAATTTACATGTAATAGATGCTGGGAATTTCAAATTAGACGGTGGAGCTATGTTTGGAGTAGTTCCAAAAACGTTTTGGTCTAAGAAAGTCCCTGCGGATGATATTAATTTATGCAGTTGGAAAATGCGTTGTCTACTAATTGAAGATGGCAATAGACTAACACTGGTAGATACGGGTATGGGAGATAAACAACCCGAAAAATGGCTTTCTTATTACTACAGACATGGTGAAGGTGATTTAATTCGCTCTATCAGAGCGAAAGGATTTCATGAAGACCAAATTACCGATGTCATTCTAAGTCATTTACATTTTGACCACGCAGGTGGAGCAGTGAAATGGAACAGTTCTAAGGATAAATTAAGCCTTACATTTCCTAATGCAAAGTACTGGACGCACTCTTCTCACTGGGATTGGGCCATGAATCCTAATCCAAGAGAAGCTGCAACTTTTCTGGAAGAAAACCTCAAACCTATTCAAGAACTGGGTCATCTCAACTTTATAGACAAGAGTCCTGATGCTTTTAGTAAAGACTATGAGTTTTTCTATGCCGATGGGCATACCGAAAAAATGATAATGCCAGTGCTTAATATCAAAGGGCAAAAGGTTGTTTTTATAGCGGATACCATACCTTCTCACGCTCATATTCATATACCCTGGGTTATGGGTTATGATATTAGGCCCTTGGAAACTATGAAAGAAAAGGCAAGTATGCTGAAGAAGATAGTAGATGAGAACTGGCTAGTTTACTTTGACCATGACCCATTCTATCAAGTGGCAAGCATCAAGGAAACCGAAAAGGGTTTTAAACCTGATTATTTAGGAACCTTAAGCGAGTACCTTTAA
- the porW gene encoding type IX secretion system periplasmic lipoprotein PorW/SprE, with the protein MRKLILVFFVALTALSCSQFSNSPTSKAWHNMNAKFNASIDADDYYEWAIHKIDSSRIEDFTATLPILYRIDSNETVVSKPELDEVIRLTSLVAERHSNSKYLDGSYLLLGKARLFKGDFINASEVFKYVNSNHKSEEYQNKALIWLMRTYLESNDLNKADEVSKAVVNLDLSKKDKADFFEIKAAYHQQKGELALAAVFLEEALKTMKKSTRKARAHFIVGQLYADLQRGSLARTNWKAVVKNKPTYDLEFNAGIELLMLGSGLGDNANANFQKMLEDRKNVDLKDKIYFKMAEAKAQQGKYTSAIKDYSTSIQLATNKTQKAGAYLQIAEIYYSKLQQYEMASKYYDSTLFNMNERSLNFKEISEKANSLADFVKYRNVLHMEDSLQNLAAMNPLALESKVEKMLKAEEAEKLKQIKEAEELAKEQENKSTSGNSGSSNPNSWFFYDQVSLTRSRTAFIRNWGQRPLEDDWRRRDKEIGSISFKIEKGIVGQDDVEVDEEAAAKEKEQARKMAELETQKQAMLSKIPDTPQKLAQSKRRQEEAYYQLGKIYRLQFNEIDNAQKTFTTLLQKFPNTDYEQEVLYFLALMADNKNSNPYRSALISKFPLSTYARQLKRGSVEINADTESNAERDYAVLYAEFKNGNVAAALEKAEKGLYDYTGTSLEDKFAMLRIMLLAKTDKTTNYRIALMDFMRSYPSSNLLPQVSGMLSTLSKNK; encoded by the coding sequence TTGAGAAAACTAATTCTCGTATTTTTTGTAGCTCTTACTGCCCTATCATGCTCGCAGTTTAGCAATTCGCCCACCAGCAAAGCTTGGCATAATATGAATGCCAAATTTAATGCGTCAATAGATGCGGACGATTACTATGAATGGGCTATACATAAGATTGATTCTTCTAGAATAGAGGATTTTACCGCTACCCTACCCATTCTTTACCGCATTGACTCAAACGAAACCGTGGTTTCAAAACCTGAGCTTGACGAGGTAATTAGACTTACTTCATTGGTGGCAGAAAGGCATTCTAATTCAAAGTATTTGGACGGTTCTTATCTTTTACTTGGTAAAGCAAGGCTGTTCAAAGGAGATTTCATTAACGCCTCGGAAGTTTTTAAATATGTCAATTCGAACCATAAATCGGAAGAATACCAAAATAAGGCTCTCATTTGGCTAATGCGGACATATTTGGAGTCAAATGACCTTAATAAGGCGGATGAAGTATCTAAAGCCGTTGTGAATTTAGACCTTTCAAAGAAAGACAAGGCTGATTTCTTTGAAATTAAAGCAGCCTACCATCAGCAAAAAGGTGAATTAGCCCTAGCGGCTGTCTTTTTAGAAGAAGCCTTGAAGACCATGAAAAAGTCAACTAGAAAGGCTAGAGCTCATTTCATTGTTGGGCAGCTTTACGCAGACTTACAAAGAGGTTCTTTGGCAAGAACTAACTGGAAGGCTGTAGTTAAAAACAAACCTACGTACGACTTAGAGTTTAATGCAGGTATTGAGCTTTTGATGCTTGGCAGTGGTTTAGGTGATAACGCTAACGCCAATTTCCAGAAAATGCTGGAAGACAGAAAGAACGTAGATTTAAAGGATAAAATCTACTTCAAGATGGCGGAAGCAAAAGCTCAGCAAGGAAAATATACCAGTGCCATTAAAGATTATTCTACCTCTATTCAATTAGCAACAAACAAAACTCAGAAAGCAGGAGCTTATCTTCAAATAGCGGAAATATATTACAGTAAGCTTCAGCAATACGAAATGGCTAGCAAGTATTATGACAGCACGCTATTTAATATGAATGAGCGTTCGCTCAATTTTAAAGAGATTTCAGAAAAAGCTAATTCCTTGGCAGATTTTGTTAAATATCGAAATGTGCTTCATATGGAAGATAGCCTTCAAAACCTTGCTGCAATGAATCCATTAGCACTTGAAAGTAAGGTGGAGAAAATGCTGAAGGCTGAGGAAGCAGAAAAGTTAAAACAGATTAAAGAGGCTGAAGAACTTGCCAAAGAACAAGAAAACAAATCGACATCAGGAAATTCAGGTTCTTCTAATCCAAATAGTTGGTTTTTCTACGATCAAGTGTCTTTGACAAGGTCTAGAACTGCTTTTATTAGAAATTGGGGACAAAGACCATTAGAAGATGACTGGAGAAGGAGGGACAAAGAAATAGGGAGTATTAGTTTCAAAATCGAAAAAGGAATAGTTGGCCAAGATGATGTAGAAGTAGATGAAGAAGCTGCTGCAAAGGAAAAAGAGCAAGCGAGAAAAATGGCTGAATTAGAAACTCAGAAACAAGCCATGTTATCCAAAATTCCTGATACTCCACAGAAGTTAGCTCAGTCAAAAAGAAGACAGGAAGAGGCTTATTATCAATTAGGGAAAATTTATAGGCTGCAGTTTAATGAAATAGACAACGCTCAAAAAACTTTTACCACGCTACTCCAAAAGTTTCCAAATACGGATTATGAGCAAGAAGTACTTTACTTCTTAGCTTTAATGGCAGATAATAAAAATAGCAATCCTTATAGGTCTGCTTTAATCTCCAAATTTCCGCTTTCTACCTACGCAAGACAGTTAAAGAGGGGTTCTGTAGAAATAAATGCTGACACAGAAAGCAACGCCGAGAGAGATTATGCAGTCTTATATGCAGAATTTAAAAATGGTAACGTGGCGGCGGCTTTAGAAAAAGCGGAAAAAGGATTATACGATTACACTGGAACAAGTTTGGAAGACAAATTTGCCATGCTTCGAATAATGCTTCTAGCAAAAACTGACAAAACCACTAATTACCGAATAGCGTTAATGGATTTCATGAGAAGTTACCCTTCCAGTAATTTGCTTCCTCAGGTTTCCGGTATGTTATCAACCCTATCGAAAAATAAATAA